CCTCGGCCGCATCGGAATATACGTTTGCGAAGCCTTCATGGAAGCCTTCCGGGTGTCCTGCGACGATGCGGCTGGCGCGGGCGGCCAGGGGCAGAGTGCCCGGCCCATTGGGTGTTCGGACCTCAGCCGGACCTTCGAGGGGTTTGAAGATCAGGTTGGTCGGTTGCTCCTGCATCCACTCGATCGTGCCGGCCGTACCGGATGCCCGGATGCGGAGGCAGTTTTCGACGCCGGCGGCGGCCTGAGTGACCCAGAAGCTCCCTCTTGCACCGTTGTCAAAACGGAGCATGGCGGAGGCGTAGTCGTCGACGAGCCGGTTGGGGACGATGTGGCCGATCTCGGCGGCGACCTCCGACACTTCCAGTGCCGTTACGAACCGGATGAGGTTGTGGGCGTGGGTTCCGATGTCGCCCATCACCAGCGAGGGTCCTCCACGGACCGGGTCATAGCGCCAGGGCAGCCCGGCCTTCGGTACTGGATCGTGTTCGTCGGCTTTGCCGCCCTGGACGTACTCGACCTGCACCAGTCTGATTTCGCCGAGCTGCCCGCTCTCGATCATGGCCCGCGCCTGTCGCACCATTGCGTAGCCCGTGTAGTTGTGCGTCAGACAGAAGACGAGCCCGGACGTCCTAACGTGCTCGAGCACGTCGACGGCTTCCTCGAGTGTGTTGGTGATGGGTTTGTCACAGATGACGTCGAACCCGCGATCTATGGCTGCAATCGAATAGGCGTGGTGACTGTCATTCGGGGTCATGATGGCAACGACATCGGCACCGTCCTGGCGGCCTGCTTCGGAGTCCAACAGTTCGAGAACCTCGCCGTAGGCCCGGTCTGCGTCGATCCCGATCGCCTGTCCTGCAGCACGAGACCGATCGGGATCTGATGCCAGAACGCCGGCAACAAGCTCATAACGATTGTCCAGTCGGGCTGCCGCCCGATGCGTAGCGCCGATGAAGCTCCCCGGTCCGCCGCCGACGACGGCGAGACGGAGGCGACGGCCCATCATCTCAGTCACAGGATTTCTATTCATCTCCATCCGATGTGTGAGCGTAGTTGTCCAAGCAATCGACACACCATAGATCTGGCAGCTCGACCGGGGTGCCGGAGCGCGGCATATGGATCAAGGCCTCGGTGGGTGGACCAGAATGGCCGCATGGCTGAATACGACGCCGTGGTAATTGGTTCGGGTCCCAATGGTCTGGCTGCTGCCGTGGTTCTGGCGCAATCCGAAAGGCGGGTCCTGGTTATAGAGAGCTCGGACCGGATCGGCGGAGGAACGCGCACCGACGAGCTGACGCTGCCCGGTTTTCTGCACGACGTTTGCTCTGCGATTCACCCGCTCGGCGTGGCTTCGCCGTTCTTCCGCGAGATCGGCGCCGGCGACTGGGTCGATCCGGAGATTCCTGTTGCCCATCCGCTCGACGGTGGGCGCGTCGGTGCCCTCTATCGAAGCCTCGATGACACCGTCGGAGGTCTGGCAACGGACGGGGCGCGCTATCGCCGCCTTGTCGGCCGGCTCGTTGAGAATGCGCACGATGTGATTGGCCAGATACTCGGCCCTCTGCGAATACCTCCTTCGCATCCGGTGACCTTGGGTCGATTTGGCCTCCCGGGCCTTCTCCCTGCCTCGACGGTTGTGCGAGGTCTGCAGACCGACCCGGCCCGGGCGCTCTACGCCGGTCTGGCCGCTCATGCCATAGCTCCCTTCAACCACCCGTTTACGGGGGCCGTGGCATCGATTTTCGCGGTGACGGCGCACGTCTACGGTTGGCCGATGGTGCGGGGTGGCTCGCAGCGACTCGCCGAGGAATTGGCCGCCCGAGTCGTCAACGGTGGGGGAACCGTGGAGATGGGACGCGTCATCCGGTCGTTGGACGGGATCCCCCCGGCACCGATCGTCATGCTCGACGTGATGCCCGAGGCAGCTTTGCGCATCGGTGGCCATCGGTTGGATGGTGCGTCGAGGCGCCGTCTCGGCCGCCGGAAGACCGGACCCGGCGCGTTCAAGGTGGACTGGGCACTGGACGGCCCGATTCCGTGGGCAGACGAGGAAAGCGGACGGGCCGGAACCGTGCATGTCGGCGGGACCTATGAGGAGGTGGCGGCTGCCGAGGAGGCCGTCCATTCCGGCCGCCATCCCGATCGTCCCTTCGTCATCGTCGCCCAACAGTCGCTGTTCGACCAGACCCGGGCCCCCGCCGGCAAGCACACGGCCTGGGGGTACTGTCATGTACCCGCCCGATCGGATCGGGATATGACCGGATCGATCGAGGCACAAATCGAGCGCTTTGCCCCCGGGTTCCGTGATCTGATCCTGGCGAGACACGTGATGGGGCCCACCGCTTTCGAGGACTACAACTCCAATTACGTCGGAGGCGACATTGCCGGGGGAGCGTTCGGCGTCCGCCGGATCCTCCAGTTCGGGGAGACGAGACCCTATCGAATCGGCGAAGGTTTGTACTTATGTTCGTCTGCAACTCCGCCGGGCGCCGGCGTGCACGGCATGTGCGGATATCACGCGGCGCGGGCAGCCATCAAGGAGGCGTCCCGGTCGGCCGGGTAGCCGAGTCCTACCCCGGTCGCTCGATGCGGCTCCGAATCTCGCATCCCGCCAGATGATCGTTGACCAGGCCCATCGCTTGCATGAAGGCGTAGAGGGTGGTTGGGCCTACGAACGACCACCCCCGTCTCTTGAGATCCTTGCTCAGCGCAGTGGAGGCATCGGTCAGGGCCGGGAGGTCTTCGAGTTTCCGCGGCGCCGGTTGCGGTGGCGGGGCCTGGCCCCACACGTAGGAGGAAAGCGATCCGAACTCCTCGATCAGGGTCAGCGCCCTCCCGGCGTTGCTGATCGCCGACTCGATCTTCCCGCGATGCCGCACGATGCCGGCGTCGCCGAGCAACCGTTCCACGTCGTCGGATCCGAACGAGGCAACGGTCGGGATGTCGAAATTGGAAAACGCGGCCCTGAAGTTGTCGCGCTTGCGGAGGATCGTGATCCAGGCCAGTCCGGCCTGGAAACCCTCGAGGCACAGTTTCTCGAACAGTCTCGTGTCGTCGCGAGACGGAAACCCCCATTCGGTGTCGTGGTACGAGAGATATAGAGGGTCTGAACCTGCCCACCGGCAACGGGCCGTCCCGTCCTCCCCCAGGAGAATGCTCGAATTCGCCATCGTCCGATGGTACCCCGGCTACTTCCTGCGCAGCTTGTCCATAATGAACAAGGCCCCCAGCGCAACCCAGATCCAGGCGAGGTCTCCCGGTCCGCTCGTTCCGGTTGCGTCGGCCCGGTACTGGAGTTCGACCAGCCGGTAGTCGGCCGTCTTGGCGACCAGTTCATCGTCGGAGAGGCGTCTGGGGTCGATCCCTGCTACCGGAGCGGCGAAACCGCTGGCGATGAGGATGTCGCGGATTATCGAAATCCGGAGCGGGTGGTCGGAGACGTCGGTTGCTTCGGCGAGCCAGCGTCCATCGGGGAGCCAGACCTCGACGGCGGGACCGGCCAGCACGTTGCGGTACCAGTCTGTGCGGGCGCCGAATCCGGCGAGCACGTACACCGACGAATAGGATGGCGCATAGTTGAGTGGGGTGAGGTGTCGTGCACCGGTCTTTCGCCCGGTGTGGACGAGGACCAGGATTCGACCCCCAACGGTCGGCCAGATGTTGATGAGCCGTCTGAGGCCAAGTCTCCACATGGGGATCATGATCCAGCGATTCAGCCTCTTGAACCATCTCTGGAGCATGGCCGCGGTTGTGTCATCCATTTGCGAGTCCTCCGTTCTCAGACTGCCACGAAGCACGGGTAAACGCCAGGGGACAATGGACCGAGAAGCGCGTTCGTGCGTCGATGTGCGGCGGCGGTACTCGCCCGGGAGTGACGCAAGAACAGGCATCCGACCTTCGATTAACAACCGCGAAACAACCGTGCCGAGGGTTCCGGTTGAACTGCCATCATACGTAGGGTGTCGCCCATGACTACCGAATCTTCCCTCAAACCGCGCCGTCCGGCCGCGGCCGGGGCGGTCGCAGTAGCTGTCGCCTTCGGCGTGGTCGAACTACTCTCCGGCCTGCTTTCGACTGGAGTGTCGATGGTCGTGGCCGTGGGCAACCTCATCATCGACCTAGCTCCGGAGAGCGTCGTCCGATTCGGTATCAGGATCTTCGGGTTCTACGACAAACCGGTGCTGGTGGCCGGGATCGTGGTTGCCGGATTGGTCGCCGGCGCCGCGGTAGGGCGTTTGGCGGTGCGTAGTTTCGGGGCGGCGGCCCTGGCATTTGTGGCCGCCGGCGCGATTGGATCGATCGCCGCATGGCAGGATCCGCTCGTCTCCCGTGCCCAGGGGATCGTCGCAGTGTGGGGTGGGGTGTTTGCGGGGATTGCGGTCCTCCGTTTCCTGACCAGCCGGGTGGCCGCGGCTGAGCAAGATGAGAGCCGCCGCCGCTTCCTCGTCGCCTTAGGAGGGTTCGCCGCATTCGCGGTCCTGGCGGCTACCACCGGCCGGCTGCTCGTCGGCCGCATGCGGGCCGCCGTCTCCGGTCGGGAGGACGTGATCTTGCCCGGCCCGTCGAGCGCACAGGCTCTGCCCGCCCAAGGTGACGCAATAGCGGTGGAGGGGATCTCCGAACTCGTGACCCCTAATGCGGACTTCTACCGCATCGATACTGCCATTTCGGTGCCGAGGGTCGATCTCGATGGATGGACGCTCAAGATCAGCGGTATGGTCGATCGGCCGATCGAGTTGACGTTCGATGACCTGCTCGACCTTCCCATGGTCGAGCGCTTCGTCACGTTGTCTTGTGTCTCGAACCGGGTTGGCGGGAGCCTCGTGGGGCATGCCAGATGGTTGGGAGTGCCGCTCCGTGACCTTCTCGACCGTGCCGGTGTGCAGGAGGGTGCGACGCAAATCGTCGGCCGGTCCGTCGACGATTTCACGGTCGGATTCCCGGCCGAAGCCGCCTTCGACGGACGGGAGGCGATGGTCGCCATTGCTATGAACGGTGAGCCACTTCCGTTCGAGCACGGGTTCCCCGCCCGGCTGGTTGTTGCCGGGCTCTACGGATACGTGTCGGCCACCAAGTGGTTGTCCGAGATAGAGCTGACTACCTGGGATGCGTTCGACGCCTACTGGATTCCGCGCGGATGGTCCAAGGAAGCTCCTATCAAGACGCAATCCCGGATCGACGTTCCGCGCCAGGGCGAGCAGTTGGCGGCCGGGACTATCCCGATCGCCGGGGTTGCCTGGGCTCCCGACCGCGGCATCGCCGGGGTCGAGGTCCAGGTCGATGACGGACCGTGGAGGCAGGCGGAGCTGTCGACCGAGCTCTCAAAGGACTCCTGGCGGCAGTGGGCGATCGACTGGGAAGCCGCGGCCGGCGATCACTCCATCAGAGTCCGTGCAACCGACGCCGATGGTGCAACTCAAACGTCCGACATCGCCCCTCCGGCTCCGGACGGCGCCACCGGCTATCACACGCGGGATGTCGTGATCACCTGAGGGTTTCCCGTTGACGGCGCGGGAGCCCGGCTACGACGAGATCGTATGAGTGGCTGATCCATTCCTCGAGCTCTGCCTTCGGGAGCGTGTCGTTCATTTCGATCGTGTTCCAATGGCGCTTGTTCAGGTGGTAGCCGGCCGAGACGGCTCCGGGATACAGGGCCCGGAGTTCCAACGCCAGGTCGGGTTCGCACTTCAGGCTGATTCTGAACGGCTCGACATCGTCGGCTACGAGAGCGAACATCTTTCCGCCGACCTTGTAGACCAGGGCACCGGGTCCGAATGGGTAACCGGAGGTGGCACCGGCAAATGAGTCCAGGAGTTGGAGAGGATTGTCGAAGTGCGCCATGGCCCTCCAAGCACAAACTTACCCACGCCGGTCCGACCGGCCGATCCCCAATATGAGCTGTGATCTCAGCTTCTAGGCTTCTCGCCGCTCGCTCGAACGGTTGTACAGGACGGTGAGCCCGTACCCGATCGCGGCACTGGCGACGACAAACAAGAGCATGATGATCATGAACTCCATCAGACGACCTCCCTCGTTGTCAACGTTCAACCTACTCGTCGTCACGGGCCCGTGGCGGTGTCATGCGGTTCCGCAATCTGACGATTCCCCGGTAGGCGCTCACTCCCACCGCCCACAGCATGAACAGACCGACGATGGTGAGGAACTCCTGAGCGCTGAGACGTCCGCCGATGAACGATCCGCCCACGGCGACGATGAGGATGGCGACGATGATGGCAAAGGTTCCACGACCCACGTGCAGGAATCCCGGGTAGCTGCTTGCATCCTACGCAGGAGGTGGCGATGGCCAGGTTCGAGTTGCTGTTTGCGGGATATGTGACGCCGGGTGTTGCGTCGACGGTGAGTTACCTAGAGGACGGGGACAGTCGGATCGTCGTCGACCCGGGCATGGTGCCCGACCGGGCGGTGATCCTGGAACCGCTGCGTGCACTCGGCGTAGAGCCGGGCTCGATCACAGACGTCGTTTTCTCCCATCATCATCCCGATCACACTTTGCATGCGGCGCTATTCGAGAATGCGCGGTTCCATGATCACTGGGCCATCTACCAGGGCGACCGGTGGACGGACCGCCCCGCAGAGGGTTTTCGGGTGTCGCCGGATGTGCAGTTGATAGAAACGCCCGGTCATACGCTCCAGGACATCACGACGTTGGTGACGACGCCGTCCGGTGTCGTGGCGTGCACCCATCTCTGGTGGAATGGAGACATCGAAGGCGACCCCCGCGCCACCAATCCGGAACTCCTCGGGCCGAATCGGGCGCGAGTGAAGTCCCTGGCGGATGTAATCGTCCCCGGCCACGGCGCCCCGTTCGAGATATGAGTTTTCTCGGCAATACTGTGGACCGTGGTGATTCACTGCATTGCGGAGAAAACTCGGGACTAGGTTTCTGGTTGTGACCGACCTCCGCCCTGCCGCCGCTTTCTTCGACCTCGACCGAACGTTGATCAGCGGATCGTCGGCCTTCTCCTTCGGGGTGACTGCGTGGCGTCAGAAACTGATGCCGACGAGCAGCCTCGTGCGGGACGCGGCGGGAGCCCTGATCTTCCGCTGGTTCGGAGCAACCGACGACCGATCCGAAGCCGTTCGCGAGCGGATCCTTTCGGCTGTGGCCGGCGTCGAACTGGTCGACCTCGAAGAGGTCGGCCAGGCCATGATCCCCCGGCTTGCGTCCCGCGTCCGACCGGAGGCAACGGCGCTCATCAAGATGCATCAGGAGGCCGGGCGCGATACCTATATCGTCTCCGCCTCTCCACAGGAGATCGTCGATCGATTGGCCGGGGCCATCGGCATGACCGGGGGGATCGGCACTCAGGGGGAGATCATCGACGGCCGCTACACCGGTGGCCTCACGGGCCATTTCGTTTACGGGGAGGGCAAGGCCCGGGCGATGCGCGACCTCGCCGATGGAAACAACTACGACCTGTCGCTCTGCTACTCATACAGCGACTCGATCAGCGACCTCCCGATGATGGAGCTCGTCGGCCATCCGGTGGCGGTCAATCCGGACGGTGAACTGGCCGATCACGCCCGTCGGCGCGGCTGGCCGATAGTGATCTTCTCCCGGACCGCTAAGAGGGTTGTGGCGGGAACCTCAGCAACCGCCGGAGCGGTCGCCGCCGCCATCGCGACCTATTTCCTCGGCCGCCGCCATGGACGTTTAGCTGCCGGAGGATGATTGACCTGTTGGTCTCATACCTTCACCTCTGAGATCGTGTGCGCCGCATCGCCCGGCGCAGTCGTCCACCAGAGACCTGCCCTGAGGTGGGCAACCGCCGGACTCCCTGGTATTCATCCCAACGAGGTGCCATCTACGGGCCTGCCCAATTCGGATCCAAGAACTGCTGGATCTCGACCAGGTGTCCATCCGGATCACGCAAGAACACGTGGTAGATGTCGAAGCGGTCGTTGCGGGTCGGTGCCGACTCGAACGGCACTCCCGCATCGCGAAGCTGCGTGAACCACTCGTCGACATGATCGGTCACGATTGTGATGATCACACCCTCCGATTGCACATCTTCCCTGTGTGTGCAGATGCCCACAAAGGCAGCCGGGGTGACCTGGTAGATCCGGCAAGGACCTTGATCGAGTACGAGGTCGAGCCCGAGGAGTTCGCCGTAGAACCGGCTGCTCGAGGTGAGGTCGGCG
Above is a window of Acidimicrobiia bacterium DNA encoding:
- a CDS encoding Gfo/Idh/MocA family oxidoreductase, translating into MNRNPVTEMMGRRLRLAVVGGGPGSFIGATHRAAARLDNRYELVAGVLASDPDRSRAAGQAIGIDADRAYGEVLELLDSEAGRQDGADVVAIMTPNDSHHAYSIAAIDRGFDVICDKPITNTLEEAVDVLEHVRTSGLVFCLTHNYTGYAMVRQARAMIESGQLGEIRLVQVEYVQGGKADEHDPVPKAGLPWRYDPVRGGPSLVMGDIGTHAHNLIRFVTALEVSEVAAEIGHIVPNRLVDDYASAMLRFDNGARGSFWVTQAAAGVENCLRIRASGTAGTIEWMQEQPTNLIFKPLEGPAEVRTPNGPGTLPLAARASRIVAGHPEGFHEGFANVYSDAAEAIAARRSGEAADPLAMHFPNALDGVLGTKFVEAAIASSTAGGAWTSATLDFDV
- a CDS encoding NAD(P)/FAD-dependent oxidoreductase; protein product: MAEYDAVVIGSGPNGLAAAVVLAQSERRVLVIESSDRIGGGTRTDELTLPGFLHDVCSAIHPLGVASPFFREIGAGDWVDPEIPVAHPLDGGRVGALYRSLDDTVGGLATDGARYRRLVGRLVENAHDVIGQILGPLRIPPSHPVTLGRFGLPGLLPASTVVRGLQTDPARALYAGLAAHAIAPFNHPFTGAVASIFAVTAHVYGWPMVRGGSQRLAEELAARVVNGGGTVEMGRVIRSLDGIPPAPIVMLDVMPEAALRIGGHRLDGASRRRLGRRKTGPGAFKVDWALDGPIPWADEESGRAGTVHVGGTYEEVAAAEEAVHSGRHPDRPFVIVAQQSLFDQTRAPAGKHTAWGYCHVPARSDRDMTGSIEAQIERFAPGFRDLILARHVMGPTAFEDYNSNYVGGDIAGGAFGVRRILQFGETRPYRIGEGLYLCSSATPPGAGVHGMCGYHAARAAIKEASRSAG
- a CDS encoding DNA-3-methyladenine glycosylase I, which gives rise to MANSSILLGEDGTARCRWAGSDPLYLSYHDTEWGFPSRDDTRLFEKLCLEGFQAGLAWITILRKRDNFRAAFSNFDIPTVASFGSDDVERLLGDAGIVRHRGKIESAISNAGRALTLIEEFGSLSSYVWGQAPPPQPAPRKLEDLPALTDASTALSKDLKRRGWSFVGPTTLYAFMQAMGLVNDHLAGCEIRSRIERPG
- a CDS encoding nitroreductase family deazaflavin-dependent oxidoreductase, which produces MDDTTAAMLQRWFKRLNRWIMIPMWRLGLRRLINIWPTVGGRILVLVHTGRKTGARHLTPLNYAPSYSSVYVLAGFGARTDWYRNVLAGPAVEVWLPDGRWLAEATDVSDHPLRISIIRDILIASGFAAPVAGIDPRRLSDDELVAKTADYRLVELQYRADATGTSGPGDLAWIWVALGALFIMDKLRRK
- a CDS encoding molybdopterin-dependent oxidoreductase, with amino-acid sequence MTTESSLKPRRPAAAGAVAVAVAFGVVELLSGLLSTGVSMVVAVGNLIIDLAPESVVRFGIRIFGFYDKPVLVAGIVVAGLVAGAAVGRLAVRSFGAAALAFVAAGAIGSIAAWQDPLVSRAQGIVAVWGGVFAGIAVLRFLTSRVAAAEQDESRRRFLVALGGFAAFAVLAATTGRLLVGRMRAAVSGREDVILPGPSSAQALPAQGDAIAVEGISELVTPNADFYRIDTAISVPRVDLDGWTLKISGMVDRPIELTFDDLLDLPMVERFVTLSCVSNRVGGSLVGHARWLGVPLRDLLDRAGVQEGATQIVGRSVDDFTVGFPAEAAFDGREAMVAIAMNGEPLPFEHGFPARLVVAGLYGYVSATKWLSEIELTTWDAFDAYWIPRGWSKEAPIKTQSRIDVPRQGEQLAAGTIPIAGVAWAPDRGIAGVEVQVDDGPWRQAELSTELSKDSWRQWAIDWEAAAGDHSIRVRATDADGATQTSDIAPPAPDGATGYHTRDVVIT
- a CDS encoding MmcQ/YjbR family DNA-binding protein translates to MAHFDNPLQLLDSFAGATSGYPFGPGALVYKVGGKMFALVADDVEPFRISLKCEPDLALELRALYPGAVSAGYHLNKRHWNTIEMNDTLPKAELEEWISHSYDLVVAGLPRRQRETLR
- a CDS encoding MBL fold metallo-hydrolase — encoded protein: MARFELLFAGYVTPGVASTVSYLEDGDSRIVVDPGMVPDRAVILEPLRALGVEPGSITDVVFSHHHPDHTLHAALFENARFHDHWAIYQGDRWTDRPAEGFRVSPDVQLIETPGHTLQDITTLVTTPSGVVACTHLWWNGDIEGDPRATNPELLGPNRARVKSLADVIVPGHGAPFEI
- a CDS encoding HAD-IB family hydrolase, coding for MTDLRPAAAFFDLDRTLISGSSAFSFGVTAWRQKLMPTSSLVRDAAGALIFRWFGATDDRSEAVRERILSAVAGVELVDLEEVGQAMIPRLASRVRPEATALIKMHQEAGRDTYIVSASPQEIVDRLAGAIGMTGGIGTQGEIIDGRYTGGLTGHFVYGEGKARAMRDLADGNNYDLSLCYSYSDSISDLPMMELVGHPVAVNPDGELADHARRRGWPIVIFSRTAKRVVAGTSATAGAVAAAIATYFLGRRHGRLAAGG
- a CDS encoding VOC family protein, which gives rise to MQRPPIDGQITFLTVADLTSSSRFYGELLGLDLVLDQGPCRIYQVTPAAFVGICTHREDVQSEGVIITIVTDHVDEWFTQLRDAGVPFESAPTRNDRFDIYHVFLRDPDGHLVEIQQFLDPNWAGP